The following coding sequences lie in one Cucurbita pepo subsp. pepo cultivar mu-cu-16 chromosome LG13, ASM280686v2, whole genome shotgun sequence genomic window:
- the LOC111809172 gene encoding uncharacterized protein LOC111809172, which yields MEGLIPMFYRAMKKTRIRSQYSVLSPEAAAAASPSFNIADFYVDPPSTHVFPTSKSEDPGATRAHRRYNSFGGSTPEEWRRTTSAAAAAAAKSSHGPQLVRFRSQRILSCLTGQ from the coding sequence atgGAGGGTTTGATTCCGATGTTCTACAGAGCGATGAAGAAAACCAGAATCAGAAGCCAATATTCAGTACTTTCCCCTGAAGCAGCAGCAGCGGCTTCTCCATCTTTCAACATTGCTGATTTCTACGTGGATCCCCCTTCAACCCACGTCTTCCCCACTTCCAAATCTGAGGACCCTGGCGCCACCAGGGCTCACCGGAGATACAACTCATTCGGCGGATCTACGCCGGAGGAGTGGAGGAGAACtacctccgccgccgccgccgccgccgccaagTCCAGTCATGGGCCACAGCTTGTTAGGTTCAGAAGCCAGAGGATTCTGTCGTGCTTGACTGGGCAGTGA
- the LOC111809171 gene encoding thioredoxin-like fold domain-containing protein MRL7L, chloroplastic — MALQHTLRLPFLVLPSSNCRFQGGAFAFAPTNSQPSDAFASWRLKSSYPSSTASVNLSFLGSYFRSSPRRAYKTAGSLWSGDGKKKKGQADTDSDEEDDSSSAEQQDLEPMDVEERREWREKIREVIDMNPDVEEEMDIMERRRKMQKLLADYPLVVEEEDPNWPEDADGWGFNLGQFFDKITIKNKKKDDKDDDDDKDDTDDEVVWQDDNYIRPIKDIATAEWEEAVFKDISPLIILVHNRYKRPKENEKIRKELENAIHIIWNCNLPSPRCVAVDAVVERNLVSALQVSAFPEIIFTKAGKILYREKGFVSADELSKIMAFFYYGAAKPPCLSDVRDYQEAIPSVSVDA; from the exons ATGGCGCTGCAACATACACTACGTTTACCCTTTCTGGTTTTGCCTTCTTCTAATTGCCGATTCCAAGGGGGTGCTTTCGCTTTTGCGCCCACCAATTCGCAACCCAGCGATGCTTTCGCTTCATGGAGGTTGAAGTCTTCTTATCCTTCATCCACCGCTTCGGTGAACTTGTCTTTCCTG GGTAGTTATTTTAGAAGCAGCCCTCGAAGGGCCTACAAAACTGCTGGATCCCTCTGGTCAGGTgatggaaagaagaaaaagggacAAGCAGATACGGACTCCGATGAGGAAGATGATTCTTCTTCAGCAGAGCAGCAAGACCTTGAGCCTATGGATGTAGAAGAGAGACGGGAATGGAGGGAGAAGATTAGGGAAGTGATTGATATGAACCCCGATGTTGAGGAGGAGATGGACATCATggaaaggagaaggaagatgCAAAAGCTTCTAGCTGACTATCCTCTTGTTGTGGAGGAGGAAGATCCTAATTGGCCCGAGGATGCTGACGGTTGGGGTTTCAACTTGGGTCAGTTTTTTGATAAGATCACCatcaaaaataagaaaaaggatgataaagatgatgatgatgataaagaTGACACTGATGATGAAGTAGTTTGGCAAGATGACAACTACATTCGTCCAATTAAGGACATAGCAACTGCTGAATGGGAGGAGGCTGTATTTAAGGACATTAGTCCACTAATCATTCTTGTACATAATCGCTACAAAAG GccaaaggaaaatgaaaaaattcgCAAGGAGCTAGAGAACGCCATCCACATAATATGGAATTGCAATCTGCCTTCGCCAAGA TGCGTTGCTGTTGATGCTGTTGTTGAACGCAACTTGGTCTCTGCTCTTCAAGTGTCTGCCTTTCCAGAGATTATCTTCACTAAAGCAGGGAAGATTTTATACCGTGAGAAGG GATTTGTAAGTGCAGATGAGTTGTCGAAAATAATGGCGTTCTTCTACTATGGAGCAGCTAAGCCACCATGTTTAAGTGACGTTAGGGATTATCAGGAGGCGATCCCATCAGTTTCTGTTGATGCCTGA